The proteins below come from a single Asanoa ferruginea genomic window:
- a CDS encoding MFS transporter, whose protein sequence is MPVMGVRENLVPPAGLPRAYALVSLIFGVGIGTFSTGSAVFFTRVVGLAPHEIGIGLSAAAGAVLVCSVPLSALADRWGPRTAWLVGVAGSAAGFLLWPFARGFVSFLAMIVFFELVNGIGQAGRNVYLIEAVEPETRVRTQAFARSWLNVGWSVGAGLAALALAIDTHAAYLALPLANAVVLLVNLLLILRLPAGPAGRARQQRPAGQRHVFTDRPFLAVTVLCAVLLAYGTIELEVAPPWLLTHTDAPKWWIGVLTLVNTLMATTLQVAMTRGAHTVDGAARALRLGGLAAALGCPVFYLAGATSGVTTMLVFVVATVLFTLSEMWQSAGSWTLAAELPPAERRGEYFGAFRMGNSAIQMVAPASLIALAVTTGGWGWLLIGGLFLAAAAVTVPLVGWAARHRAALPAEPTPVLT, encoded by the coding sequence ATGCCTGTCATGGGCGTGCGGGAGAACCTGGTGCCTCCGGCGGGCCTACCCCGGGCGTACGCCCTCGTCAGCTTGATTTTCGGGGTTGGCATCGGGACCTTCAGCACGGGCAGCGCGGTGTTCTTCACCCGGGTGGTCGGCCTCGCGCCGCACGAGATCGGCATCGGCCTGTCGGCGGCGGCAGGCGCGGTGCTGGTCTGCTCGGTGCCGCTGAGCGCGCTGGCCGACCGCTGGGGGCCGCGCACCGCCTGGCTGGTCGGCGTGGCCGGCAGCGCCGCTGGCTTCCTGCTGTGGCCGTTCGCGCGCGGGTTCGTCAGCTTCCTCGCGATGATCGTCTTCTTCGAACTGGTCAACGGCATCGGGCAGGCCGGCCGCAACGTCTACCTGATCGAGGCGGTCGAGCCGGAGACCCGGGTACGCACCCAGGCGTTCGCCCGCTCCTGGCTCAACGTCGGCTGGTCGGTCGGCGCCGGCCTGGCCGCCCTGGCCCTCGCCATCGACACCCACGCCGCCTACCTGGCGCTGCCGCTGGCCAACGCGGTCGTGCTGCTGGTCAACCTGCTGCTGATCCTGCGCCTCCCGGCCGGTCCGGCGGGCCGGGCCCGGCAGCAACGCCCGGCCGGCCAACGGCACGTGTTCACCGACCGGCCGTTCCTGGCGGTGACGGTGCTGTGCGCGGTGCTGCTGGCCTACGGGACGATCGAGCTCGAGGTCGCTCCACCGTGGCTGCTCACGCACACCGACGCGCCGAAGTGGTGGATCGGCGTGCTGACGCTGGTCAACACCCTGATGGCGACGACGCTTCAGGTGGCGATGACCCGCGGCGCGCACACGGTCGACGGCGCCGCCCGGGCGTTGCGGCTCGGTGGGCTGGCGGCCGCGCTCGGCTGCCCGGTCTTCTACCTGGCCGGCGCGACCTCGGGCGTGACCACGATGCTGGTCTTCGTCGTGGCGACGGTGCTGTTCACACTCTCCGAGATGTGGCAGTCGGCGGGCTCGTGGACGCTGGCCGCGGAGCTACCCCCGGCGGAGCGGCGCGGCGAATATTTTGGCGCCTTCCGGATGGGCAACTCGGCGATCCAGATGGTCGCGCCGGCGTCGCTGATCGCGCTGGCGGTGACCACCGGCGGGTGGGGCTGGCTGCTCATCGGCGGCCTGTTCCTGGCGGCCGCGGCCGTGACGGTGCCGCTGGTCGGCTGGGCCGCCCGGCACCGCGCGGCGCTGCCGGCCGAGCCGACGCCGGTGCTGACCTGA
- the hisF gene encoding imidazole glycerol phosphate synthase subunit HisF, with the protein MSVAVRVIPCLDVDAGRVVKGVNFVDLRDAGDPVELAAAYDAAGADELTFLDVTASSDDRGTMLDVVRRTAESVFIPLTVGGGVRSVSDVDTLLRAGADKVGVNTAAIARPELVREIAQRFGNQVLVLSLDVRRSASSASSGFEVTTHGGRRGTGLDAVEWARQVAELGAGEILLNSMDADGTKAGFDLELIRAVRAVVDIPVIASGGAGATSDFPPAVDAGADAVLAASVFHFGELAIGDVKTALRQADYPVR; encoded by the coding sequence GTGAGCGTCGCCGTCCGGGTGATCCCGTGTCTCGACGTCGACGCGGGGCGGGTGGTCAAGGGCGTCAACTTCGTCGACCTCCGCGACGCCGGCGACCCGGTCGAGCTGGCCGCCGCCTACGACGCGGCCGGCGCCGACGAACTGACCTTCCTCGACGTGACCGCGTCCTCCGACGACCGGGGGACGATGCTCGACGTGGTCCGGCGTACCGCCGAATCGGTCTTCATCCCGCTGACCGTCGGCGGCGGCGTGCGGTCGGTGTCCGACGTGGACACCCTGCTGCGGGCCGGGGCCGACAAGGTCGGCGTCAACACGGCGGCCATCGCGCGGCCGGAACTGGTCCGCGAGATCGCCCAGCGGTTCGGCAACCAGGTGCTGGTGCTCTCCCTCGACGTGCGGCGATCGGCGTCGTCGGCGTCGTCGGGCTTCGAGGTGACCACCCACGGCGGCCGTCGTGGGACCGGGCTCGACGCGGTCGAGTGGGCGCGGCAGGTCGCCGAGCTCGGCGCGGGCGAGATCCTGCTCAACTCGATGGACGCCGACGGCACCAAGGCCGGCTTCGACCTGGAGCTGATCCGGGCGGTCCGGGCGGTCGTCGACATCCCGGTGATCGCGAGTGGCGGTGCCGGCGCGACTTCCGACTTCCCGCCGGCGGTCGACGCCGGTGCTGACGCGGTGCTCGCGGCCAGCGTGTTCCACTTCGGCGAGTTGGCGATCGGCGACGTGAAGACCGCCCTGCGGCAGGCGGACTACCCGGTGCGCTGA
- the priA gene encoding bifunctional 1-(5-phosphoribosyl)-5-((5-phosphoribosylamino)methylideneamino)imidazole-4-carboxamide isomerase/phosphoribosylanthranilate isomerase PriA, whose protein sequence is MTLTLLPAVDVADGQAVRLVQGAAGTETGYGDPLEAALAWQHDGAEWVHLVDLDAAFGRGSNAALLADVVGRLDVKVELSGGIRDDASLRAALATGAARVNIGTAALEDPEWCDRVCGEFGERVAIGLDVRGRTLSARGWTRDGGDLFEVLERLDKAGAARYVVTDITKDGTMRGPNLDLLREVCDRTPAPVIASGGVSTLDDLRALATLESAGVEGVIAGKALYAGAFTVREALAVLSS, encoded by the coding sequence GTGACGCTCACCCTGCTGCCGGCCGTCGACGTCGCCGACGGCCAGGCCGTCCGCCTCGTGCAGGGCGCCGCCGGCACCGAGACCGGCTACGGCGACCCGCTGGAGGCGGCGCTCGCCTGGCAGCACGACGGGGCCGAGTGGGTGCATCTGGTCGACCTCGACGCCGCCTTCGGCCGCGGCTCCAACGCGGCGCTGCTCGCCGACGTGGTCGGCCGCCTCGACGTCAAGGTCGAGCTGTCCGGGGGCATCCGCGACGACGCCTCGCTGCGGGCCGCGCTGGCCACGGGTGCGGCCCGGGTCAACATCGGCACGGCCGCGCTCGAGGATCCCGAGTGGTGCGACCGGGTCTGCGGTGAATTCGGCGAGCGGGTGGCGATCGGGCTCGACGTGCGCGGCCGTACCCTCTCGGCCCGGGGCTGGACCCGCGACGGCGGCGACCTCTTCGAGGTGCTGGAGCGGCTCGACAAGGCCGGCGCGGCCCGCTACGTGGTCACCGACATCACCAAGGACGGCACGATGCGCGGGCCCAACCTCGACCTGCTGCGCGAGGTCTGCGACCGCACGCCGGCGCCGGTGATCGCCTCCGGCGGGGTGTCCACCCTCGACGACCTGCGCGCGCTGGCCACCCTGGAGAGCGCCGGCGTCGAGGGCGTGATCGCCGGCAAGGCGCTCTACGCCGGCGCGTTCACCGTGCGCGAGGCGCTGGCGGTGCTGTCGTCGTGA
- the hisH gene encoding imidazole glycerol phosphate synthase subunit HisH, translated as MTARSVVVLDYGSGNLRSAQRALERVGATVTVTPDLAAAAAADGLVVPGVGAYAACMAGIDALPGSAGRVIAERVAAGRPVLGICVGMQVLFEAGEEHGVVTKGLGLLPGTVSRLAARRVPHMGWNTVTPPADSVLFAGLPAGTRFYFVHSYAAHDPIPGATTCVHDAPFVAAVERGPLSATQFHPEKSGDAGATLLGNWLATLG; from the coding sequence GTGACCGCGCGTTCGGTCGTGGTGCTCGACTACGGCTCCGGCAACCTGCGCTCCGCGCAGCGCGCGCTCGAGCGGGTCGGCGCCACCGTCACCGTCACCCCTGACCTGGCCGCGGCGGCCGCGGCCGACGGCCTGGTGGTGCCCGGCGTCGGCGCCTATGCGGCCTGCATGGCCGGGATCGACGCGCTGCCCGGCTCGGCCGGCCGGGTGATCGCCGAGCGGGTCGCCGCCGGCCGCCCGGTGCTCGGCATCTGCGTCGGCATGCAGGTGCTGTTCGAGGCCGGCGAGGAGCACGGCGTGGTGACCAAGGGGCTGGGCCTGCTGCCCGGCACGGTCAGCCGGCTCGCCGCCCGCCGGGTCCCGCACATGGGCTGGAACACGGTCACCCCGCCGGCCGACTCGGTGCTGTTCGCCGGGCTGCCGGCCGGCACCCGGTTCTACTTCGTCCACTCCTACGCCGCGCACGACCCGATCCCTGGCGCGACCACCTGCGTCCACGACGCGCCGTTCGTGGCCGCCGTCGAGCGCGGGCCGCTGTCGGCGACCCAGTTCCACCCGGAGAAGTCCGGTGACGCGGGGGCAACCCTGCTCGGCAACTGGCTGGCCACCCTTGGCTAA
- the hisB gene encoding imidazoleglycerol-phosphate dehydratase HisB: MSNRVARVERTTNETKVSVEIDLDGTGRGEISTGVGFYDHMLNQIARHGGFDLTVQTVGDLEIDAHHTMEDTAIALGTAFAEALGDKAGIRRYGSATVPMDEVLVRAAVDLSGRAYVVHDEPPLAPYIGPVYPTSMTRHIFESFGLAARVTLHVDVLRAARPGGNPDAHHVVEAQFKAVSRALREAVAIDPRAGGAVPSTKGAL; this comes from the coding sequence GTGAGCAACCGCGTTGCCCGTGTCGAACGCACGACCAACGAGACCAAGGTCAGCGTCGAGATCGACCTCGACGGCACCGGCCGGGGCGAGATCTCGACCGGCGTCGGCTTCTACGACCACATGCTCAACCAGATCGCCCGGCACGGCGGCTTCGACCTGACCGTGCAGACCGTCGGCGACCTGGAGATCGACGCCCACCACACGATGGAGGACACGGCGATCGCATTGGGCACGGCGTTCGCCGAGGCGCTCGGCGACAAGGCCGGCATCCGCCGTTACGGCAGCGCCACCGTGCCGATGGACGAGGTGCTGGTCCGGGCCGCGGTCGACCTGTCCGGTCGGGCCTACGTGGTGCACGACGAGCCGCCGCTGGCGCCCTACATCGGGCCGGTCTACCCGACCAGCATGACCCGGCACATCTTCGAGTCGTTCGGCCTCGCGGCGCGGGTCACCCTGCACGTCGACGTGCTCCGGGCGGCCCGACCGGGCGGCAACCCCGACGCCCACCACGTGGTCGAGGCGCAGTTCAAGGCCGTCAGCCGGGCCCTGCGCGAGGCGGTCGCGATCGACCCCCGCGCCGGCGGCGCCGTACCGTCCACAAAGGGTGCCTTGTGA
- a CDS encoding histidinol-phosphate transaminase encodes MTHLDDLPLRADLRGLTPYGAPQLDVPVRLNTNENSYPVPDDVVEAIGKALQDELRDLNRYPDRDAVALRSDLAAYLGHGLTGANVWAANGSNEIQQQLLQAFGGPGRTALGFTPAYSMHPLLAVGTGTAWVDGHRGADFTLTAADVAAQVRAHAPDLVFLCSPNNPTGTALPPDVVTAVLDVAPGMVVVDEAYAEFARPGTPSALTVLPGHPRLVVTRTMSKAFGFAGGRLGYLAADPAVVDAVQLVRLPYHLSALTQAAARAAVAHRDSLLVTVEAIKRQRDRIVDTLRARGLTVADSDANFVLFEVGGDQKAVWRALLDRGVLVRDVGLPGWLRVTAGTPAETDAFLAALEDL; translated from the coding sequence ATGACCCACCTCGACGACCTCCCGCTGCGGGCCGACCTGCGCGGGCTGACCCCCTACGGCGCGCCGCAGCTCGACGTGCCGGTGCGGCTCAACACCAACGAGAACTCCTACCCCGTACCCGATGATGTGGTCGAAGCGATCGGCAAGGCTCTTCAGGACGAGCTCCGTGACCTCAACCGCTACCCCGACCGCGACGCCGTGGCGCTGCGGTCCGACCTCGCGGCCTACCTCGGGCACGGGCTGACCGGCGCCAACGTGTGGGCGGCCAACGGCTCCAACGAGATCCAGCAGCAGCTCCTCCAGGCGTTCGGCGGCCCGGGGCGCACCGCGCTCGGCTTCACGCCCGCCTATTCGATGCACCCACTGCTCGCGGTCGGCACCGGCACCGCGTGGGTCGACGGCCACCGCGGCGCCGACTTCACGCTGACCGCCGCCGACGTCGCGGCCCAGGTGCGGGCGCACGCGCCGGATCTGGTCTTCCTCTGTTCACCCAACAATCCGACGGGTACGGCGCTGCCGCCCGACGTGGTGACCGCGGTGCTCGACGTGGCGCCGGGCATGGTCGTGGTCGACGAGGCCTACGCCGAGTTCGCCCGGCCCGGCACCCCGAGCGCGCTGACCGTGCTGCCCGGCCACCCGCGGCTGGTCGTGACCCGCACGATGAGCAAGGCGTTCGGCTTCGCCGGCGGCCGGCTGGGCTACCTGGCCGCCGACCCGGCCGTGGTCGACGCCGTGCAACTCGTGCGGTTGCCCTATCACCTGAGCGCGCTGACCCAGGCCGCCGCCCGCGCGGCCGTGGCACACCGCGACAGCCTGCTGGTCACCGTCGAGGCGATCAAGCGGCAGCGCGACCGCATCGTCGACACCCTGCGCGCCCGCGGCCTGACCGTGGCCGACAGCGACGCCAACTTCGTGCTCTTCGAGGTGGGCGGCGACCAGAAGGCGGTCTGGCGGGCGCTGCTCGACCGCGGCGTGCTGGTCCGCGACGTCGGCCTGCCCGGCTGGCTCCGGGTCACCGCCGGCACTCCCGCCGAGACCGACGCCTTCCTTGCCGCCCTGGAGGACCTGTGA
- the hisD gene encoding histidinol dehydrogenase, with product MLNRIDLRGVDTDPRGLLPRARLDVSQAVETIRPLVEAVREHGFTAVRDATARFDGVEIDELRVPIETIKAAEHSLDPDVRAALLEAISRARTVHEDQKRHDTTTQVVRGGTVTERWVPVERVGLYVPGGLAMYPSTVVMNVVPAQVAGVEALVVVSPPQKDNDGLPDQRVLAACALLGVDEVYAVGGAQAIALLGYGGTTNAEGTGYCRPVDIITGPGNVWVTAAKRLLRSGGAVGIDAEAGPTEIAVLADDTADPGHVAADLISQAEHDPLAASVLVTPSKDLADAVDAELKARVGRTKHTERIATALSGEQSGTVLVDDLEQGLRVVNAYAAEHLEIQTRDAREIAMRVRNAGAIFVGPYAPVSLGDYCAGSNHVLPTGGCARHSSGLSVQSFLRGIHIIEYDEPALREAAPHVVTLANVEDLPAHGEAVTARFPA from the coding sequence GTGTTGAACCGGATCGACCTGCGCGGAGTCGACACCGACCCGCGCGGTCTGTTGCCCCGTGCCCGGCTCGATGTGTCGCAGGCCGTCGAGACCATCCGCCCGCTCGTCGAGGCGGTGCGCGAGCATGGGTTCACCGCGGTCCGCGACGCCACCGCGCGGTTCGACGGCGTCGAGATCGACGAGCTTCGCGTCCCGATCGAGACGATCAAGGCCGCCGAGCACAGCCTCGACCCCGACGTGCGCGCCGCGCTGCTGGAGGCGATCAGTCGCGCCCGCACAGTGCACGAAGATCAAAAACGACACGACACCACCACCCAGGTGGTACGCGGCGGCACGGTCACCGAGCGCTGGGTTCCCGTCGAGCGGGTCGGCCTCTACGTGCCCGGCGGCCTCGCCATGTACCCGTCGACCGTGGTCATGAACGTGGTGCCCGCCCAGGTCGCCGGCGTCGAGGCCCTGGTGGTCGTCAGCCCGCCGCAGAAGGACAACGACGGCCTGCCCGACCAGCGGGTGCTGGCCGCCTGCGCGCTGCTCGGCGTCGACGAGGTCTACGCGGTCGGCGGCGCACAGGCGATCGCCCTGCTCGGCTACGGCGGCACCACCAACGCGGAGGGCACCGGCTACTGCCGTCCGGTCGACATCATCACCGGGCCCGGCAACGTCTGGGTCACCGCGGCCAAGCGGCTGCTGCGCAGCGGCGGCGCCGTCGGCATCGACGCCGAGGCCGGCCCCACCGAGATCGCCGTGCTGGCCGACGACACCGCCGACCCCGGCCACGTCGCCGCCGACCTGATCAGCCAGGCCGAGCACGACCCGCTGGCGGCCAGCGTGCTCGTCACCCCGTCGAAAGACCTCGCCGACGCGGTCGACGCCGAGCTGAAGGCGCGCGTGGGCCGGACCAAGCACACCGAGCGGATCGCCACCGCCCTGTCCGGGGAGCAGTCCGGCACGGTGCTGGTCGACGACCTCGAGCAGGGGCTGCGGGTCGTCAACGCCTACGCCGCCGAGCACCTGGAGATCCAGACCAGAGATGCCAGGGAGATCGCCATGCGGGTACGCAACGCCGGCGCCATCTTCGTCGGCCCCTACGCGCCGGTCTCGCTGGGCGACTACTGCGCCGGCTCCAACCACGTGCTGCCGACCGGCGGCTGCGCCCGGCACTCCAGCGGCCTGTCGGTGCAGTCGTTCCTGCGCGGCATCCACATCATCGAATACGACGAGCCGGCGCTGCGCGAGGCCGCGCCGCACGTGGTCACGCTTGCCAATGTCGAAGACCTGCCGGCACACGGCGAGGCGGTCACGGCGAGGTTCCCGGCATGA
- a CDS encoding LON peptidase substrate-binding domain-containing protein gives MTSRLPVFPLGAVLFPGLVLPLHIFEERYRDLVKHLLSRPDGDPREFGVVAIRQDAETLPTTPAPGPFPSTPPRLGPVPTTPVSPPSVPVAVPDDVALHEVGCTAELRQVTELPDGRYDIVTVGRRRFRVVSIDRSSEPYLMAEVEWLPEPDGQEELADLLAPRVLAVFRQYLTLIRDDDQELTEQLPEDPTVLSHLVAATAALTLEDRQRLLATVDTAGRLGAELRLLSREAALLRQVRAVPVPLRELAVPASPN, from the coding sequence GTGACGTCGCGGCTGCCCGTTTTCCCCCTCGGAGCGGTGCTTTTTCCAGGCCTGGTGCTGCCGTTGCACATCTTCGAGGAGCGCTACCGCGATCTGGTGAAGCATCTGCTGAGCCGGCCCGACGGTGATCCGCGCGAGTTCGGAGTCGTGGCGATCCGGCAGGACGCGGAAACTCTGCCCACCACACCGGCGCCGGGCCCGTTCCCGTCGACGCCGCCGCGGCTGGGCCCCGTCCCGACCACGCCGGTGTCCCCGCCGTCGGTGCCCGTGGCGGTGCCCGACGACGTGGCCCTGCACGAGGTGGGCTGCACGGCCGAGCTGAGGCAGGTGACCGAGCTGCCCGACGGCCGCTACGACATCGTGACGGTGGGCCGGCGGCGCTTCCGGGTCGTGTCAATCGACCGGTCGTCCGAGCCCTACCTGATGGCCGAGGTCGAGTGGCTGCCCGAGCCCGACGGCCAGGAAGAACTCGCCGACCTGCTGGCGCCGCGGGTGCTGGCGGTGTTCCGGCAATACCTGACGCTGATCCGCGACGACGACCAGGAGCTGACCGAGCAGCTCCCGGAGGACCCGACGGTGCTGTCCCACCTCGTGGCGGCAACGGCGGCGTTGACGCTGGAAGACCGCCAGCGGCTGCTCGCCACGGTCGACACGGCCGGGCGGCTCGGTGCGGAGCTGCGGTTGCTGAGCCGCGAGGCCGCGCTGCTGCGCCAGGTGCGGGCGGTGCCGGTGCCGCTGCGGGAGCTGGCCGTGCCGGCGAGCCCCAACTAG
- a CDS encoding aminoglycoside phosphotransferase family protein: MLTREADILRLLAGTDVPAARLHAVDATAAHCAHPSLLMSLLPGEVRLADDLSQPLARQLVDIHRLAVPEHARPRVYQAWTSPDRVPAPTALWRRAVDVIRRDPPPYTGTFLHRDFHPGNVLFERETITGVVDWVETSWGPADLDVAHCATATALLHGPDAGLRFPEHYREAGGRLAEDPEDRRYWCLLDALGFAPDAEKVAGPWRELGRSDLTPGLLTRRLTDYVAALA; the protein is encoded by the coding sequence CTGCTGACCCGCGAGGCCGACATCCTGCGCCTGCTGGCCGGCACCGACGTTCCCGCCGCGCGCCTTCACGCCGTCGACGCCACCGCGGCACACTGCGCGCACCCGTCGCTGCTGATGTCGCTGCTGCCCGGCGAGGTCCGCCTCGCCGACGACCTGTCGCAACCGCTGGCCCGGCAACTGGTCGACATCCACCGCCTGGCCGTGCCGGAGCATGCCCGGCCGCGGGTCTACCAGGCCTGGACGAGCCCCGACCGGGTCCCGGCGCCCACCGCTCTCTGGCGGCGGGCCGTCGACGTCATCCGCCGCGATCCGCCGCCCTACACCGGCACGTTCCTGCACCGCGACTTCCACCCCGGGAACGTGCTCTTCGAGCGCGAGACGATCACCGGCGTCGTCGACTGGGTCGAGACCTCCTGGGGTCCCGCGGACCTCGACGTCGCACACTGCGCCACCGCGACCGCCCTGCTGCACGGCCCGGACGCCGGCCTGAGGTTTCCCGAGCACTACCGCGAAGCCGGCGGCCGGCTCGCCGAGGACCCGGAGGATCGCCGCTACTGGTGCCTGCTCGACGCCCTGGGATTCGCCCCCGACGCGGAGAAGGTCGCCGGGCCCTGGCGGGAACTCGGCCGCAGCGACCTGACCCCGGGCCTGTTGACCCGGCGGCTGACCGACTACGTGGCGGCGCTGGCCTAG
- a CDS encoding DUF2567 domain-containing protein, translated as MTAASPEPTDGPWTAPAASGANPASGDGTWAPPPNPPTGGAVPPPNPPTAGAVPPTNPPTAGAVPSGDAPHAGGAWTTPDPLTAGESRASWPTGGSDQKPGHPATDGMSAPAGADPAVVDGTFTPAEIDSYGPFVPEAPPVPLKQRLAAAVLTAAVVAVIGAPLGLLWSVVAPGVPIIKTDDGAVFATPSPEEFIASDGWFTILLFSLGLLAALVTWVFFKRFRGPWTLAGLVVGTVGASILAWQVGRRIGIGAFHDAVAAAHSGDLIIRPPDLRAGGFTKLWDVIPFVHGDLLMATFGAVIMYTLLAGWSRTPSLRPEPAAQPQPAVVNPFYTLGEVQGPQAPPPAGELADPGR; from the coding sequence GTGACCGCCGCCAGCCCAGAACCGACCGACGGGCCGTGGACGGCGCCCGCCGCGTCCGGCGCAAACCCCGCCTCAGGCGACGGAACGTGGGCGCCGCCACCCAACCCGCCGACCGGTGGCGCGGTCCCGCCGCCCAACCCGCCGACCGCTGGCGCGGTCCCGCCGACCAACCCGCCGACCGCTGGCGCGGTCCCGTCAGGCGACGCTCCTCACGCGGGCGGGGCCTGGACGACGCCCGACCCGCTGACGGCGGGAGAATCGCGGGCGAGCTGGCCCACCGGCGGGTCCGACCAGAAGCCGGGCCACCCCGCAACCGATGGGATGTCCGCGCCGGCGGGCGCCGATCCGGCGGTGGTCGACGGAACGTTCACGCCGGCTGAGATCGACTCCTACGGGCCGTTCGTGCCTGAGGCGCCGCCGGTGCCGTTGAAGCAGCGGCTCGCGGCCGCGGTGCTGACGGCGGCCGTCGTCGCGGTGATCGGGGCTCCGCTTGGCCTGCTCTGGTCGGTGGTCGCGCCCGGAGTGCCCATCATCAAGACCGATGACGGTGCCGTGTTCGCGACGCCGAGTCCGGAGGAGTTCATCGCCTCCGACGGGTGGTTCACCATCCTGCTGTTCTCGCTCGGGCTCCTCGCCGCCCTGGTCACCTGGGTCTTCTTCAAGCGCTTCCGTGGGCCGTGGACCCTGGCCGGCCTCGTGGTCGGCACCGTCGGCGCGAGCATCCTGGCCTGGCAGGTCGGGCGGCGGATCGGGATCGGCGCCTTCCACGACGCGGTGGCGGCCGCGCACTCGGGCGACCTGATCATCCGGCCGCCGGATCTGCGGGCCGGTGGCTTCACCAAGCTCTGGGACGTCATCCCGTTCGTGCACGGCGACCTGCTGATGGCCACCTTCGGCGCGGTGATCATGTATACGTTGCTCGCCGGCTGGTCGCGCACGCCGAGCCTGCGGCCGGAGCCGGCGGCACAACCGCAGCCCGCCGTGGTCAACCCGTTCTACACCCTCGGCGAGGTGCAGGGTCCGCAGGCGCCGCCCCCGGCGGGAGAGCTGGCCGACCCGGGACGCTAG